The sequence below is a genomic window from Anaerolineales bacterium.
TTCCAGCCGGATTCCGGCTGCGGCCGTCCGCCGGATTGGCATTGCATCCTCTCGGCCGGCGGCTGCGGCCCGCGCCGCGGGTGCCTCCGCAAACGCATCCGGCTCGGCGTCTGTGCGTTATTCTCCTCAGCCATTTCGCGTATAATCAATCGGGCTGGTCCGGACCGAAGGGGGCGTTGATGGGCGTAGGAATCGTTCGAGTCCTTCGCGGATGGGCCCGCCGGATCGTGCAGATCGACCGGAGAATCCGGCCGTGGGAGTCCCCCGATGATTGTCGGCATACTCAAGGAAATTAAAGCGGAAGAACACCGGGTGTGCATGACTCCGGCCGGGGTGGAAGTCCTCCGGCAGAACGGTCACGCGGTGCTGGTCGAAGCTTCCGCCGGAGTGGGCAGCGGATATTCGGACGCGGACTACGCCGCGCATGGCGCGGAGATCGTGCTCAGCGCCAAGGAGATCTTCGCCCGGGCCGAGATGGTGATGCACGTCAAAGAGCCGCTCCCAAGCGAATACGGACTGATCCGCAAGGACCAGATCGTCTTCACCTACCTTCATCTGGCCGCGGCCGAAGGGTTGACCCGCGCGCTGATCGCATCCGACTCGGTGGACATCGCCTACGAGACCATCCAGAAAGCTGACGGATCCCTGCCGCTGCTGACGCCGATGAGCGAGGTGGCCGGGCGGATGGCGATCCAGCAGGGCGCCAAATACCTGGAGATGACCCAGGGCGGGGACGGCATCCTGCTTGGCGGGGTGCCCGGGGTGGATCCGGGGATGGTGCTGATCCTCGGCGGGGGAGTGGTCGGGATTAACGCCGCCAAGATGGCCTGCGGGCTCGGGGCGCGCGTATACGTGCTGGATACCGACCTCGACCGGCTGCGCTACCTGAGCGATGTGATGCCGAGCAATTGTTTTCTGCTGATGTCGAACCCGGCCGCGATCCGCGACCTGATCACCCGCGCGGATGTGGTCATCGGCGCGGTGCTGATCCCCGGCGCCAAGGCCCCCAAGTTGATCACCCGCGACTTGCTCAAGACGATGAAGAAAGGGGCGGTTCTGGTGGATGTCGCGATCGACCAGGGCGGGTGTTTCGAGACCTCCAAGCCCACGACCCACAGCAATCCGATCTATATCGTCGACGGGGTCATCCATTACTGCGTGGCCAACATGCCCGGCGCGGTGCCCAAGACCTCGACCCAGGCGCTGACCAACGCCACGCTGCCGTTTGCGCTCGAGATCGCCAACCTCGGCTGGCGGAATGCGATGAAGGAAAACGCGGAGATCCGGCCCGGCGCGAACGTGGTCAACGGGAAAATCACCTGCAAGGGCGTGGCGGATGCGTTCGGAATGGAATACACGCCGATCGAGGGATTGTTGTAGGCTCGCAATAGGATTGCTGAATTGAAAAGCGCGGACGGTTTCGTTATTTTGGACCAAGCCGCCATCCCATCCTACCCCTCCTTCGCCTCCCCTCCCTTCCCGTATTACGGGAAGGGAGGGGAGGAATCCCCGAGTAATCATTTTCGGAAGGTCTGACGGGAGGGGTGGGATGGGATGGTGTAATACCGGCAAACGGGCACCGTTACTCCCAGCGGAAAACC
It includes:
- the ald gene encoding alanine dehydrogenase, which produces MIVGILKEIKAEEHRVCMTPAGVEVLRQNGHAVLVEASAGVGSGYSDADYAAHGAEIVLSAKEIFARAEMVMHVKEPLPSEYGLIRKDQIVFTYLHLAAAEGLTRALIASDSVDIAYETIQKADGSLPLLTPMSEVAGRMAIQQGAKYLEMTQGGDGILLGGVPGVDPGMVLILGGGVVGINAAKMACGLGARVYVLDTDLDRLRYLSDVMPSNCFLLMSNPAAIRDLITRADVVIGAVLIPGAKAPKLITRDLLKTMKKGAVLVDVAIDQGGCFETSKPTTHSNPIYIVDGVIHYCVANMPGAVPKTSTQALTNATLPFALEIANLGWRNAMKENAEIRPGANVVNGKITCKGVADAFGMEYTPIEGLL